The proteins below are encoded in one region of Amycolatopsis acidiphila:
- a CDS encoding 3-carboxyethylcatechol 2,3-dioxygenase — MPVAVCALSHSPLIGFNHPPKAVGERVETAFEQARSFVAEFDPEVVVLFAPDHYNGFFYDMMPPFCIGTRATALGDYDTPAGELSVAGSARTLATDVLAAGIDVAVSERMYVDHGFSQPLQILFGGLDKVPVVPVFINSVAAPLCPVGRIRQLGTAIGHASAHLDEQRVLFLGSGGLSHDPPVPQLESATEEVAARLIDGRNPSPEERARRQARVIASGLDLAAGTSSMRPINPKWDQQFLDLVSAGELRRIDNWSTAWFTEQAGNSSHEVRTWIAAYAAMAARGKYVMNYRFYQPVPEWVAGFAVTTAVSADA; from the coding sequence ATGCCCGTTGCCGTGTGCGCCCTGTCCCATTCGCCACTGATCGGGTTCAACCATCCACCGAAAGCTGTCGGGGAGCGAGTCGAGACTGCTTTCGAACAGGCGCGGAGCTTCGTTGCCGAATTCGATCCGGAAGTCGTGGTGCTCTTCGCACCCGACCATTACAACGGCTTCTTCTACGACATGATGCCGCCGTTCTGCATCGGGACGCGGGCCACCGCGCTCGGGGACTACGACACCCCGGCCGGCGAGCTCTCGGTTGCCGGGTCCGCACGGACACTGGCGACGGACGTACTGGCGGCCGGGATCGATGTCGCGGTGTCCGAACGGATGTACGTCGACCACGGGTTTTCCCAGCCGCTGCAGATCCTGTTCGGCGGCCTCGACAAGGTACCCGTCGTACCCGTCTTCATCAACTCGGTCGCCGCACCCCTCTGTCCGGTCGGCCGCATCCGGCAACTCGGCACCGCGATCGGTCACGCCAGCGCGCACCTGGACGAGCAGCGCGTGCTGTTCCTCGGCTCCGGAGGTCTCTCGCACGATCCGCCGGTGCCGCAACTGGAAAGCGCCACCGAAGAAGTCGCCGCCCGGCTGATCGACGGCCGTAACCCATCACCCGAAGAGCGGGCCCGGCGACAGGCCCGCGTGATCGCCTCAGGACTCGATCTGGCCGCGGGGACGTCGTCGATGCGGCCGATCAACCCGAAGTGGGACCAGCAGTTCCTCGATCTGGTTTCGGCGGGCGAACTCCGGCGTATCGACAACTGGAGTACCGCTTGGTTCACGGAGCAGGCCGGGAACTCCTCGCACGAGGTGCGGACCTGGATCGCCGCGTATGCCGCGATGGCGGCGCGCGGGAAGTACGTGATGAACTACCGGTTCTATCAGCCGGTGCCGGAGTGGGTGGCGGGTTTCGCCGTCACCACCGCCGTTTCCGCCGACGCCTGA
- a CDS encoding lytic transglycosylase domain-containing protein: MPVLPQLVVLADQRWGAATGSGALSGIPATVLDAYRRAEASLGRAQPGCHLTWALLAGIGKVESNHARHGDVDAQGTLVRPIYGPALDGSPGFARMVDATSGQWARAAGPMQFIPSTWQKWGVDGSGDGKVDVQNVYDSTESAGRYLCASGRDLNTGTGLRSAVLSYNNSEDYLSKVVGWMRTYSAGSFAVPDAPGYAGEDPTYDESVAHASARPASVPPPASVAAPVALAPPRHAPPPPAKPPAPPVTSPEPSPAPVAGLPVSVPAPLDAVVATVGHTVGGLLGPLGTS; this comes from the coding sequence GTGCCGGTGCTGCCGCAGCTCGTGGTGCTGGCGGACCAGCGGTGGGGTGCCGCCACCGGATCCGGTGCACTTTCGGGCATTCCAGCCACGGTTCTCGACGCTTACCGCCGGGCCGAGGCGTCCCTCGGTCGTGCGCAGCCGGGCTGTCACCTCACCTGGGCGTTGCTCGCGGGCATCGGCAAGGTCGAGTCGAACCACGCCCGGCACGGTGACGTCGACGCGCAGGGAACGCTGGTCCGGCCGATCTACGGCCCCGCCCTGGATGGTTCGCCGGGGTTCGCCAGGATGGTCGACGCGACAAGCGGACAATGGGCCCGTGCGGCCGGGCCGATGCAGTTCATCCCATCGACCTGGCAGAAATGGGGTGTGGACGGATCGGGTGACGGCAAGGTGGATGTGCAGAACGTCTACGATTCCACGGAATCAGCCGGCCGGTATCTCTGCGCCTCTGGTCGCGATCTGAATACGGGGACAGGACTCCGTAGCGCCGTCCTCAGTTACAACAACTCCGAGGATTACCTGAGCAAGGTCGTGGGGTGGATGCGAACCTATTCCGCCGGCTCGTTCGCCGTGCCGGACGCGCCGGGGTATGCCGGCGAAGATCCGACCTACGATGAAAGCGTGGCGCACGCCTCGGCTCGCCCGGCGTCGGTGCCGCCTCCGGCATCGGTTGCCGCCCCGGTCGCGCTCGCACCGCCGAGGCACGCGCCCCCTCCGCCGGCCAAGCCGCCCGCTCCGCCGGTCACGTCACCGGAGCCTTCGCCCGCTCCTGTTGCCGGATTGCCGGTCAGCGTGCCCGCACCGCTGGACGCTGTGGTCGCGACCGTCGGGCACACGGTCGGCGGGCTTCTCGGCCCGCTCGGCACGTCCTGA
- a CDS encoding LuxR C-terminal-related transcriptional regulator has translation MKSTLTPPRLGHGHRIPKVVLREIRSVATRAQALFGGDPGAEVADDFAAAHEFLAEVAKRVGDLAASGHAGAALDLFIEVSEVRERVRQAQLDVRVSVHAQVQEALTRLQDARSVARLAERVPEAVCQLGFDRALFSEIRESVWVPQSCAVVGDPGWAAEILRIGRAASPVLDRTVVETEAVRRRRALLVTDAQRETRGLACLVEAARLESYVVAPVTGDDGVLGLVHADRHVQGRQVDEFDREVLGTFAQGLGIAFRRTVLVERLQSLRTEVGQFTMNIANAMDRILSTGHREAPIIGDPVVPPPGPVPTRSFVESALTPRQLEVLHLMGDGKTNAGIATRLTISEDTAKSHVKQILRKLGAANRAEAVSLFLRTQQQGRGTPEPA, from the coding sequence ATGAAGTCAACGTTGACTCCGCCCCGGCTCGGCCACGGGCACCGTATCCCCAAAGTCGTCCTGCGCGAGATCCGTTCGGTCGCCACCCGGGCCCAGGCACTGTTCGGCGGCGATCCGGGCGCGGAGGTGGCCGACGATTTTGCTGCCGCGCACGAGTTTCTCGCCGAGGTCGCCAAGCGGGTCGGCGACCTGGCCGCGTCCGGCCACGCCGGTGCTGCCCTCGACCTGTTCATCGAGGTCTCCGAGGTGCGCGAACGAGTGCGCCAGGCCCAGCTCGATGTCCGGGTGAGCGTCCATGCACAGGTCCAGGAGGCACTGACCCGGCTCCAGGACGCGCGCTCGGTGGCCCGGCTCGCCGAACGCGTGCCGGAGGCCGTGTGCCAGCTCGGGTTCGACCGCGCGCTGTTCTCCGAGATCCGGGAGTCGGTGTGGGTGCCGCAGTCGTGCGCCGTGGTGGGTGATCCCGGCTGGGCCGCCGAGATTCTGCGGATCGGCCGCGCCGCGTCCCCGGTGCTGGACCGCACCGTCGTCGAGACCGAGGCCGTGCGCAGGCGGCGTGCGCTGCTCGTGACGGACGCGCAGCGCGAAACGCGCGGGCTCGCTTGCCTGGTCGAGGCCGCCCGGCTCGAGTCCTATGTGGTCGCTCCCGTCACCGGCGACGACGGCGTCCTCGGCCTGGTGCACGCGGACCGGCATGTCCAAGGGCGTCAGGTCGACGAGTTCGACCGCGAGGTGCTCGGCACCTTCGCCCAAGGACTCGGTATCGCGTTCCGGCGGACCGTGCTTGTCGAACGCCTCCAGTCGCTGCGGACCGAGGTGGGCCAGTTCACGATGAACATCGCCAACGCCATGGACCGGATTCTGAGCACGGGGCACCGGGAGGCACCGATCATCGGTGATCCCGTGGTCCCGCCACCCGGTCCGGTGCCCACCCGGTCATTCGTGGAGTCGGCGCTCACCCCGCGCCAGCTGGAGGTGCTCCACCTCATGGGCGACGGCAAGACCAACGCGGGGATCGCCACCCGGCTGACGATTTCCGAGGACACCGCCAAATCCCACGTCAAGCAGATCCTGCGCAAGCTCGGCGCCGCGAACCGCGCCGAAGCGGTCTCGCTCTTCCTGCGGACCCAGCAGCAGGGCAGGGGAACGCCCGAGCCCGCCTGA
- a CDS encoding peptidylprolyl isomerase, with protein MKITALPGKVRLPRSRRGRILTMLVLVMLLGGAGTAWWSSRVDDLPDGVAFAYDGQTETVEQLQDRIQTLKALYGVQPPDAQDTAKSDAFRRDTAKAVAVGMVLDRAARDRGIVIADKAAQDVLTRFISQQIGEGPDARSKFVQALGSTGTSEDAVLDEIKRQLAVSQLFDSVTKGSSVGDAEVADAFAKRKAQLDTPERRQISNIVVRTKEEADRALADLKAGTPFETLVAQRSLDSATRDNGGDLGQVTAVQLEDGYAKAAFATPPGGLFGPVQTTHGWNVGWVRQVLPPQPAVFDQVKDQLKQQLLLEKALATWRGWLGTQLAGANIRYADAYRPADPSAPPQQAPSWSPVPGQQPQPSR; from the coding sequence ATGAAGATCACCGCATTGCCCGGCAAAGTCCGGCTGCCCCGGAGCCGCCGTGGCCGGATCCTGACCATGCTCGTGCTCGTCATGCTGCTCGGTGGGGCCGGCACGGCCTGGTGGTCGTCGCGCGTCGACGACTTGCCGGACGGCGTGGCCTTCGCCTACGACGGCCAGACTGAGACGGTCGAGCAGTTGCAGGACCGGATCCAGACCCTGAAGGCGCTCTACGGAGTACAGCCACCGGATGCGCAGGACACCGCCAAGTCAGATGCGTTCCGCCGGGACACCGCGAAGGCGGTCGCCGTCGGCATGGTGCTCGACCGCGCGGCGCGCGACCGCGGGATCGTCATCGCGGACAAGGCGGCGCAGGACGTGCTGACCCGGTTCATCTCCCAGCAGATCGGCGAAGGGCCGGACGCGAGGAGCAAGTTCGTGCAGGCACTCGGCAGCACGGGGACGTCCGAGGACGCGGTGCTCGACGAGATCAAGCGCCAACTCGCGGTCTCGCAGCTCTTCGATTCGGTCACGAAGGGAAGCTCGGTCGGCGACGCCGAGGTCGCGGACGCCTTCGCCAAGCGGAAGGCGCAGCTGGACACCCCGGAACGGCGGCAGATCAGCAACATCGTCGTCCGAACGAAGGAGGAAGCCGACCGGGCACTCGCCGATCTGAAGGCGGGGACGCCGTTCGAAACCCTGGTCGCGCAACGGAGTCTGGACAGCGCGACGCGCGACAATGGCGGCGACCTCGGCCAGGTGACGGCGGTACAGCTCGAGGACGGCTACGCCAAGGCGGCGTTCGCGACACCGCCCGGCGGGCTGTTCGGTCCCGTGCAGACCACACATGGCTGGAACGTCGGCTGGGTCCGTCAGGTTCTGCCACCGCAGCCCGCGGTCTTCGACCAGGTCAAGGACCAGTTGAAGCAGCAACTGTTGCTGGAGAAGGCGCTCGCCACGTGGCGAGGGTGGCTCGGGACGCAGCTCGCCGGCGCGAACATCCGGTACGCCGACGCCTACCGCCCGGCCGACCCGTCCGCGCCGCCGCAGCAGGCGCCGAGCTGGTCGCCGGTGCCCGGCCAGCAGCCCCAGCCGTCGCGATGA